The following proteins are encoded in a genomic region of Gimesia algae:
- a CDS encoding PSD1 and planctomycete cytochrome C domain-containing protein — MTQHKQIQRLVLTLAVSFSLLCSVRAAEPVKPDASQLEFFEQHIRPVLIEKCADCHSGDADAESTLAVHSRAALMKGGDYGPAILPGNAQQSLLFQSIQRTHKALKMPPDAEEKLKPETIAHFKRWIDGGAPWPAEKPKPLPTSQKNKAQKLTTSHWCFLPRTTVAPPAVNNPQWSASPIDRFVYARLQKENLKPVDLAPRRTLIRRATFDLTGLPPTPQEVKEFRNDTASDQTAFAKVIDRLLASPAYGERWGRHWLNVARYADTQGDVGDFPIPGAYLYRNWVIDAFNADLPYDQFLKAQLAGDILAEREADPKQAQQLKIATGFIALSRRFGNTRYEDQNLTIDDTIDTVGRGIMGVTLKCARCHDHKFDPMLATDYYGLYGIFESTLYPSMGASNQPSPTQLVSAENDPDSQQKIDEYWDLLSYYQHQIRNHFRPWLKPTLEEYKEVTAQIEAAKKAGNPTDKLELRRQKLLATHKGKFRELMLHGLPWLKAEKARMVKEPPAEMLYAVIDGKPHHSRLHRRGNPENPGDIVPRQFINVISNSKPEIDKTESGREELADWLTAPAHPLTARVIVNRLWYHHFGQGLVKTVDNFGVLGDTPSHPQLLDYLAGQLIEQQWSLKALHRQIMLSRVYRLDSRDLTENMNRDPDNVYLWQHSRRRLDAESIRDALLSVSGELDREQGGPHPFIPWHKKGYSLNRPFHEDFPTKKRSVYLMTQRLYKHPFLGRFNGPETNETSGTRDSSHLPTQALYLMNAPLLPELAAAFGKRIQQAAATEESQIIQAYQLAFCRNPTAAELSEAAQFLEYYREELKTERSDKDTKTNQIAWAGLAKVLLTSNEFFFID, encoded by the coding sequence ATGACTCAGCACAAACAAATTCAACGACTTGTTCTGACACTGGCAGTATCTTTCAGTCTGCTCTGTTCTGTGCGCGCAGCAGAACCTGTGAAGCCTGATGCCAGCCAGCTTGAATTCTTCGAACAGCATATTCGTCCTGTGCTGATCGAGAAATGTGCGGACTGCCACTCAGGTGATGCCGACGCCGAAAGTACTCTTGCCGTCCACTCTCGCGCAGCTCTCATGAAAGGCGGTGATTACGGCCCCGCGATTCTTCCCGGAAATGCGCAACAGAGCCTGTTGTTTCAATCCATCCAGCGGACACACAAAGCTCTGAAAATGCCCCCTGATGCAGAGGAGAAACTGAAACCGGAAACCATTGCCCATTTCAAACGCTGGATTGACGGGGGTGCTCCCTGGCCTGCTGAAAAACCAAAACCACTTCCGACATCACAAAAAAACAAAGCACAGAAACTGACTACCTCACACTGGTGTTTTCTACCGCGAACAACAGTCGCTCCCCCCGCCGTCAACAATCCCCAATGGTCGGCATCTCCCATAGATCGCTTTGTCTACGCACGACTGCAGAAAGAAAATCTTAAACCGGTCGACCTCGCTCCCCGGAGAACCTTAATCAGACGCGCTACCTTCGATCTCACAGGACTGCCTCCCACGCCACAGGAAGTCAAAGAGTTCCGGAACGACACGGCATCTGATCAGACAGCGTTTGCAAAGGTCATCGATCGACTGCTGGCATCACCGGCGTACGGCGAGCGCTGGGGACGTCACTGGCTCAATGTCGCGCGCTATGCAGACACACAGGGCGATGTGGGTGATTTCCCCATTCCCGGCGCGTACCTCTATCGTAACTGGGTCATTGATGCGTTCAACGCCGATCTCCCCTATGATCAGTTTCTGAAAGCCCAGCTCGCCGGAGATATCTTGGCAGAACGGGAAGCCGATCCAAAACAGGCACAGCAGCTCAAAATCGCGACAGGCTTCATCGCGCTCTCTCGACGCTTCGGAAATACACGCTATGAAGACCAGAACCTGACCATCGATGATACCATCGACACCGTCGGGCGGGGCATCATGGGCGTTACTTTAAAGTGTGCACGCTGTCATGACCACAAATTCGATCCGATGCTGGCCACCGATTACTACGGCCTCTACGGTATTTTTGAAAGCACGCTTTATCCCAGCATGGGTGCTTCCAATCAACCCTCACCCACACAACTCGTCTCTGCAGAGAACGATCCCGACTCGCAACAGAAAATCGACGAATACTGGGATTTGCTCAGCTATTATCAACATCAGATTCGCAATCACTTCCGTCCCTGGTTAAAGCCGACTCTCGAAGAATACAAAGAAGTCACCGCTCAAATCGAAGCAGCGAAAAAAGCGGGAAACCCGACAGACAAACTTGAACTGCGCCGTCAGAAACTTCTGGCGACACACAAAGGCAAATTCAGGGAACTCATGCTGCACGGTTTACCCTGGCTCAAAGCCGAAAAAGCCCGAATGGTGAAAGAACCTCCCGCGGAAATGCTGTATGCGGTCATCGATGGCAAGCCCCACCACTCCCGACTGCATCGACGCGGCAATCCGGAAAATCCAGGAGACATCGTTCCCCGCCAGTTCATCAACGTCATCTCCAATTCAAAACCGGAGATCGATAAAACGGAATCCGGTCGCGAAGAACTGGCCGACTGGCTCACCGCCCCGGCACATCCCCTGACCGCACGCGTCATCGTCAATCGGCTCTGGTATCACCACTTCGGACAGGGGCTCGTCAAAACAGTCGATAACTTTGGTGTCCTCGGCGATACCCCGTCTCACCCGCAACTGCTAGATTACCTCGCCGGTCAACTGATTGAACAACAATGGTCGCTCAAAGCCCTGCATCGTCAAATCATGTTGAGCCGCGTCTATCGACTCGACAGCCGTGATCTCACCGAAAATATGAACCGTGATCCAGACAACGTGTATCTCTGGCAGCATTCCCGTAGACGGCTGGATGCCGAATCCATCCGAGACGCCCTGCTTTCAGTCTCTGGCGAACTTGATCGCGAACAGGGGGGACCGCATCCCTTCATCCCCTGGCACAAAAAAGGATACAGCCTGAATCGTCCGTTCCATGAGGACTTTCCTACCAAGAAACGCAGTGTCTATCTGATGACGCAGAGACTCTATAAACACCCGTTCCTCGGACGATTCAATGGACCGGAAACCAATGAAACTTCGGGAACTCGGGACAGCTCCCATCTGCCGACACAGGCGCTTTACCTGATGAATGCACCACTCCTTCCCGAACTGGCAGCAGCATTTGGCAAACGAATCCAACAGGCAGCAGCGACAGAAGAATCGCAGATCATTCAGGCGTACCAGCTCGCCTTCTGTCGCAACCCGACCGCTGCAGAGTTGTCAGAAGCAGCGCAGTTTCTGGAATACTATCGCGAGGAATTAAAAACAGAACGATCAGATAAAGACACGAAAACCAACCAGATTGCCTGGGCAGGGCTCGCGAAAGTCCTGCTCACGAGTAACGAGTTCTTTTTTATCGATTAA
- a CDS encoding DUF1501 domain-containing protein, which produces MHDSSLSSRRQLLQAGLGTAAGLALPITLSAGLELPHHRPAAKHVIMLYMSGGYSHVDTFDPKPELTRQHDQSIGDENKAAVSGQPIVERYLKAPLWKFRPNQECGTEVSDLFPHIREIMHETALIRSMNCDHRDHGEATLQLHTGSTTAAMPGIGAWLSYGLKSFNPNLPSHVVISEHRPYNGPQLWDSNFLPAANTGVRVVPGDDPIPFLKSPTSQSRQQLELALLRKMNQRHFSQRDHDAQLAGRMSTFATAAGLQKQAPEALDLSKESSTTLKLYGADKKDQSSYAAQCIMARRLVERGVRFVEIIDAVGACRDNWDAAHRDIASHEKYARRVDQPVAALLQDLKQRGLLQDTLLVFCTEFGRTPWAQDGKGTKSRNHHPEAFSCWLAGGNVRGGVIHGQTDDIGNYVVKDLVHVHDFHATILHIMGLDHEKLTYRHAGRDFRLTDVHGHVVKQILHS; this is translated from the coding sequence ATGCACGACTCATCCTTATCCTCACGTCGTCAGCTTCTGCAGGCAGGACTCGGTACAGCCGCCGGGCTCGCCTTGCCGATAACACTGTCCGCAGGTCTGGAATTGCCTCATCATCGCCCGGCAGCCAAACATGTCATCATGCTGTACATGTCAGGCGGTTATTCGCATGTTGACACGTTTGACCCCAAACCCGAACTGACCAGACAACATGATCAGTCAATCGGTGATGAAAACAAAGCCGCCGTCTCCGGGCAGCCAATTGTCGAACGCTACTTGAAAGCGCCGCTATGGAAATTTCGCCCCAATCAGGAATGTGGTACGGAAGTCAGTGACCTGTTTCCTCACATTCGCGAGATCATGCATGAGACGGCTCTCATCCGCTCGATGAACTGTGATCATCGCGATCACGGCGAAGCCACGCTCCAACTGCATACAGGCAGCACCACAGCCGCCATGCCCGGTATCGGTGCCTGGTTAAGTTACGGGCTGAAATCATTCAACCCGAATCTGCCTTCGCATGTCGTCATTTCAGAACATCGTCCCTACAATGGTCCCCAGCTCTGGGACTCCAACTTCCTGCCCGCTGCCAATACAGGCGTACGCGTGGTTCCCGGCGATGATCCGATCCCGTTTCTCAAGTCGCCCACTTCACAGTCTCGTCAGCAGTTGGAACTTGCTTTGTTGAGAAAGATGAATCAGCGTCACTTCAGTCAGCGTGATCACGATGCCCAACTGGCAGGCCGCATGTCGACGTTCGCCACGGCCGCCGGTCTGCAGAAACAGGCTCCCGAAGCACTTGATTTATCAAAAGAAAGCAGTACCACGCTCAAACTTTATGGTGCCGACAAAAAAGATCAGTCGAGCTACGCCGCGCAATGTATTATGGCACGTCGACTGGTTGAACGGGGAGTCCGCTTTGTCGAGATCATCGACGCCGTCGGTGCCTGCCGAGACAACTGGGATGCCGCCCACCGCGATATCGCTTCCCACGAAAAATATGCCCGCCGTGTCGACCAGCCGGTCGCCGCTTTACTACAGGATCTGAAACAACGCGGCCTGCTGCAGGATACGCTGCTGGTCTTCTGCACCGAATTCGGCCGAACTCCCTGGGCCCAGGATGGCAAAGGAACCAAATCGCGCAACCATCACCCGGAAGCCTTTTCCTGCTGGCTCGCTGGCGGCAATGTCCGCGGCGGCGTGATTCACGGGCAGACCGACGACATCGGCAATTATGTCGTGAAAGACCTGGTGCACGTGCACGACTTTCACGCCACCATTCTGCATATCATGGGACTGGACCACGAAAAACTGACCTACCGCCACGCAGGTCGTGACTTCCGACTGACCGATGTGCATGGACACGTCGTCAAACAAATACTCCACTCCTAA
- a CDS encoding prenyltransferase/squalene oxidase repeat-containing protein: MNWFLRLMIIGCLCWNVSPLSAAGPDAAELKASRDKAINFLKNSQNEDGTWTFSEAAGISALVTSALIESGVPLSDPTVDKALKKLVSFCQEDGRICSARSQHSGYETAVALMALQDANQSGKYTPQIKKAEQFLRSLQFDESKDVKPSDLEYGGAGYGPDGGRPDLSNTVFMIEALKAAGAKADDPDIQKALTFVSRCQNLESEFNTSPAAAKVNDGGFYYNVSAGGASPSGKNQDGGLRSYGSMTYAGLKSMIYAGLTPKDPRVKAALDWIQKNYTVENNPGMGDNGLYYYYQLFAKALDTAELKQVKDSTGQEHDWRKELASHLLKIQQENGSWVNSKSNRWFEGDPNLVTAYSLLALKNCEPTPAAD; encoded by the coding sequence ATGAACTGGTTTCTTCGCCTGATGATTATCGGCTGTCTCTGTTGGAATGTCAGCCCTCTCTCAGCAGCAGGCCCGGATGCAGCAGAGCTAAAAGCATCGCGTGACAAAGCGATCAACTTCTTAAAGAACTCACAGAACGAAGATGGCACCTGGACCTTCAGTGAAGCGGCGGGAATCTCGGCTCTGGTCACATCTGCTCTGATTGAATCAGGAGTTCCGCTAAGCGACCCGACAGTAGACAAGGCATTAAAAAAACTGGTCTCCTTCTGCCAGGAAGATGGCCGTATCTGCTCTGCCCGCAGCCAGCACTCCGGTTATGAAACGGCTGTCGCCTTGATGGCGTTACAGGATGCCAACCAGTCAGGCAAGTACACGCCTCAGATCAAAAAAGCAGAACAGTTTCTCCGCAGCCTGCAGTTTGACGAAAGCAAAGACGTCAAACCCAGCGACCTGGAATATGGTGGCGCAGGTTATGGTCCGGATGGAGGCCGCCCTGATCTGTCGAATACCGTCTTCATGATTGAAGCCCTTAAAGCCGCTGGCGCGAAAGCCGATGATCCCGATATTCAGAAAGCACTCACTTTCGTTTCCCGTTGTCAGAATCTCGAAAGCGAATTCAATACTTCCCCGGCTGCCGCCAAAGTCAATGACGGAGGTTTTTATTATAATGTCTCAGCCGGCGGTGCCTCACCCTCAGGAAAAAATCAAGATGGAGGCCTCCGCTCCTATGGCAGCATGACTTATGCCGGTCTGAAAAGCATGATCTACGCCGGGCTGACTCCCAAAGATCCTCGCGTCAAAGCAGCCCTTGACTGGATTCAGAAAAACTACACCGTCGAAAACAATCCCGGCATGGGAGATAACGGCCTCTACTACTATTACCAGCTGTTTGCCAAAGCCCTCGACACTGCGGAGCTGAAACAGGTCAAAGACAGCACAGGCCAGGAACACGACTGGCGCAAAGAACTTGCCAGTCACCTGTTGAAAATCCAGCAGGAAAACGGCAGCTGGGTCAACTCCAAATCCAATCGCTGGTTTGAAGGAGACCCGAACCTTGTGACCGCTTATTCGCTGCTCGCGTTGAAGAACTGTGAACCCACGCCAGCGGCTGACTGA
- a CDS encoding alpha/beta hydrolase, which yields MRRFNITWLMVFAAGLSLSSLVEAREPDAVIDLWEQNAPGETTRETGVKLDRRANENPPATRIKEITRPQLHLFQPPAEKRNGSAVLIFPGGAYNYVVADKEGSETAEWLNSLGITAFVAHYRTKEPQPRAQTDSHLPPFSERPLQDGQRAVSLVRKRAAEWGIKPDQIGVIGFSAGGQAAALITTRYEERAYAAADDVDQVSCRPDFSMLIYPWRLVDEKTGELNEVLTINKTTPPTLMVHAHNDHATPISSILFYTDLKKNGVPSELHIYENGGHGYGMRPVDESYVDTWPDRATDWLRQRSLANSSTKD from the coding sequence ATGAGACGGTTCAACATAACATGGTTAATGGTGTTCGCGGCAGGCTTGAGTCTCAGTTCGCTGGTGGAAGCGCGCGAGCCCGACGCGGTGATTGATCTCTGGGAGCAGAACGCACCGGGAGAAACGACCCGTGAGACCGGCGTCAAACTGGACCGGCGAGCGAACGAAAATCCCCCGGCAACTCGCATCAAAGAGATCACACGACCTCAGTTGCATCTGTTTCAACCCCCGGCAGAAAAGCGTAACGGGTCCGCAGTCCTGATTTTTCCAGGAGGCGCTTATAATTATGTAGTGGCTGACAAGGAAGGCTCTGAAACAGCTGAATGGTTGAATTCTCTGGGAATCACAGCGTTTGTTGCGCATTATCGAACCAAGGAACCGCAGCCTCGCGCTCAGACGGATTCTCATCTGCCTCCCTTTTCAGAACGGCCTTTACAGGATGGACAACGTGCTGTCAGTCTGGTTCGCAAACGGGCTGCGGAATGGGGAATCAAGCCTGATCAGATCGGGGTGATTGGTTTTTCCGCCGGAGGTCAGGCTGCGGCTTTGATTACTACCCGATATGAGGAACGAGCCTATGCAGCAGCTGACGATGTGGATCAGGTTTCGTGCCGCCCCGATTTCAGTATGCTGATTTATCCCTGGCGACTGGTCGATGAAAAAACAGGGGAGTTAAACGAGGTATTGACGATCAATAAGACCACGCCGCCAACACTGATGGTTCATGCACACAATGACCATGCGACGCCCATCAGTAGTATTCTGTTTTATACTGACCTCAAGAAAAACGGCGTGCCCAGTGAGCTGCATATTTACGAGAATGGGGGCCATGGTTACGGGATGCGACCCGTCGATGAATCTTACGTCGATACCTGGCCGGATCGCGCCACAGACTGGCTGCGACAGCGATCTCTGGCGAATTCGAGTACAAAGGACTGA
- a CDS encoding DUF1501 domain-containing protein — MNNRFENAALEETRRYFLGRGAGVSLGAMALGLLENLRQAIAEPKQNLGLPDLPHNSPRAKNVIFLTQSGGPSQIELFDHKPDLMKWAGKELPESIRGGQRLTTMTANQKQLIMPSRTKFKRYGESGATLGEWLPYHGEIADELCFIKSMVTDEINHAPAMTKFLTGHQLPGRPSMGAWSSYGLGSENQNLPDYLVLISKMKRPSDQPLYDHYWGSGFLPSQYQGVKLRNAKEPVLYLRDPDGMPRSVRRGMLNGISELNQMRLEQTGDPEIETRIRQYEMAWRMQSSIPELNDLSDEPESTFELYGPDSRRPGSYAANCVQARRLIERGVRFVQLFHPDWDHHSRLSSWCVARCRDTDQASAALVKDLKQRGLLDETLVIWGGEFGRGVAGQGKWDSPEGGRDHHPRCFTTWLAGGGVKAGLTYGATDEFSYNVAENPVHVRDLHATVLHLLGIDHERFTYRHQGLDFKLTGVEPSNIIKEILA, encoded by the coding sequence ATGAATAATCGATTTGAAAATGCAGCACTTGAGGAGACCCGCCGCTATTTTCTGGGGCGGGGAGCAGGCGTCAGCCTGGGGGCGATGGCGCTCGGTCTGTTAGAAAATTTACGCCAGGCTATCGCAGAACCGAAACAGAATCTCGGGCTGCCGGATCTGCCTCACAATTCACCACGAGCGAAGAATGTGATTTTCCTGACTCAGTCGGGCGGCCCTTCTCAGATTGAATTGTTCGATCATAAACCGGATCTGATGAAGTGGGCGGGCAAGGAACTGCCTGAGAGTATTCGTGGCGGACAGCGGCTGACAACGATGACCGCCAATCAGAAGCAACTGATCATGCCGTCCCGCACGAAGTTTAAACGGTATGGTGAGAGTGGTGCGACATTGGGTGAGTGGCTGCCTTATCATGGTGAAATCGCTGATGAGCTCTGTTTCATCAAGTCGATGGTGACTGATGAGATCAACCATGCGCCTGCGATGACCAAATTCCTGACCGGACACCAATTGCCGGGAAGACCCTCTATGGGTGCCTGGAGCAGTTACGGACTGGGCAGCGAAAATCAGAATCTGCCTGATTACCTGGTGCTGATTTCGAAGATGAAACGGCCCAGTGATCAACCATTGTATGATCATTATTGGGGCAGTGGATTTCTGCCCTCACAATATCAGGGCGTCAAACTCAGAAATGCGAAAGAGCCTGTGCTTTACCTGCGCGACCCTGATGGCATGCCTCGCAGTGTCCGTCGAGGGATGTTAAACGGAATTTCAGAACTGAACCAGATGCGACTGGAACAGACAGGTGATCCGGAAATAGAAACGCGGATTCGTCAATATGAAATGGCGTGGCGAATGCAGTCCAGTATTCCCGAACTGAATGATCTGAGTGATGAACCGGAATCAACGTTCGAGTTATACGGACCCGATTCACGACGTCCGGGAAGTTATGCGGCCAATTGTGTGCAGGCCCGGCGGTTGATTGAACGGGGCGTGCGGTTCGTGCAGTTGTTCCACCCCGACTGGGATCATCACAGTCGTTTGAGCTCGTGGTGCGTCGCCCGCTGTCGCGATACAGATCAGGCGAGTGCCGCGCTCGTCAAAGATCTCAAGCAGCGCGGTCTCTTAGATGAGACACTGGTAATCTGGGGTGGTGAATTCGGTCGCGGTGTAGCCGGACAGGGGAAGTGGGACAGTCCTGAAGGGGGGCGAGACCATCATCCACGGTGCTTCACCACCTGGTTGGCTGGCGGCGGCGTTAAAGCGGGGCTGACCTACGGTGCCACTGATGAATTCAGTTACAATGTTGCCGAAAACCCGGTGCATGTGCGTGATTTGCATGCGACTGTACTGCATCTGCTGGGCATCGATCATGAGCGATTTACTTATCGACATCAGGGATTAGATTTCAAACTGACGGGCGTCGAACCGTCAAACATCATCAAGGAGATACTGGCATGA
- a CDS encoding PSD1 and planctomycete cytochrome C domain-containing protein, protein MPDLSKLILVIILISSGNVLRAADKINFSHDILPILSDRCFHCHGPDPTHREADLRLDLVEAATENRDGTYAIAPGKPELSEVLARITSSDADLLMPPADSHRKPLTKKQIATIRQWISEGAQWGKHWSFEAPVKVTLNESEAKLNPIDVLVQRRLSEEHLKLSPRAAKQTLIRRLSFDLTGLPPTVQEVDAFVNDKSPDADLKLVNRLLKSKHYGERMAMWWLDLARYSDTDGFQQDSTRTNWPWRDWVIQSFNENKPFNQFTIEQFAGDLLPNATDEQKLATCFHRNHMTNGEGGRDPEESRVDYVIDRVNTTGTVWLGLTLGCCQCHSHKFDPISQTDYYSLYAFFNSIDEDGKAGSRAKPYLNYQSPLAARAVKEAQQVVDDRRPLEAAALQQAKQEFEPWLMEQMQRTQKGFTAWHLPELRSVNSVEGTMLTAEKTGVIQSSGPKLRQDDYRLIAATDLPRVTGLRLEVFPHESHTAAKLSRGDSGEFILTDVKLQVRREGSSQLKDIDFVSAIADVEKDVKGRNYGKIKDTLDDDPRNGWTTESHDPLKKHVAVFELAEPLILDKGEELIFVMLHRSTEGDANIGRFRVMLTDQPGPAVRSLDPMPLEALAAAKNNEPEKLDPKLKQRLLDQFLVDHAIYQQRKAELDQANTQLSQVKKAAGDLNVMVLAERKEPRKTFVLERGVWDKHGKEVSRALPIAVLSFPAEKTKDRLDLAEWLVSRQNPLTARVVVNHLWQNCFGTGLVRTPGDFGLQGELPTHPAVLDWLAVELMEHDWDLQHILRLIVTSRTYQQQSKVTAELLERDPENRLLARGARFRLPSWMIRDAALQASGLLNPALGGPPVMPYQPQGVWTEMFMGRFRYEPSQGAAQYRRSLYAFWRRSSAPTFLFDSAQRRVCEVQPRRTNTPLQALTLLNDQSVLESSRELARTAIQQKKTVEDRLDFIAQHILSRALQEREMKVLKQEQQQSFTFYQRKQEEALKLISSGQPPVVNKVAPDELAAYMVVASMVFNLDEAITHE, encoded by the coding sequence ATGCCTGATCTTTCCAAGCTGATCCTTGTCATTATATTGATCTCCTCAGGAAACGTGCTGCGCGCCGCGGACAAGATCAACTTCAGCCATGATATCCTGCCGATTCTTTCGGATCGTTGCTTTCACTGTCATGGTCCAGACCCGACACATCGTGAAGCCGATCTCAGGCTGGATCTGGTCGAAGCGGCGACTGAGAATCGAGATGGTACATACGCCATTGCACCGGGGAAGCCGGAACTCAGTGAAGTCCTGGCGCGGATTACCAGTTCGGATGCTGATCTGTTAATGCCGCCCGCTGATTCGCATCGCAAACCATTAACGAAAAAACAGATCGCAACTATCCGCCAATGGATCTCAGAAGGGGCACAATGGGGGAAACACTGGTCGTTCGAGGCTCCCGTCAAAGTAACTCTGAACGAATCAGAGGCGAAGCTGAATCCCATTGATGTGCTGGTGCAGCGCAGGCTTTCTGAAGAACACTTGAAATTATCACCGCGCGCAGCAAAACAGACGTTGATTCGCAGGTTGTCTTTTGATTTAACGGGACTGCCTCCTACGGTTCAGGAAGTAGATGCCTTTGTCAATGACAAGTCACCCGATGCCGATTTGAAACTGGTAAATCGTCTGCTCAAATCAAAACATTATGGCGAGCGGATGGCGATGTGGTGGCTGGATCTGGCACGCTACTCTGATACGGACGGCTTTCAGCAGGATTCTACCAGGACAAACTGGCCGTGGCGGGACTGGGTGATTCAGTCATTCAATGAGAATAAACCCTTCAATCAGTTTACGATTGAGCAGTTCGCCGGTGATCTGTTACCGAATGCGACGGACGAGCAGAAACTGGCGACCTGTTTTCACCGGAATCACATGACCAACGGAGAAGGGGGCCGCGATCCGGAAGAGTCGCGCGTCGATTATGTGATTGACCGGGTCAATACAACGGGGACAGTCTGGCTCGGATTGACGCTGGGTTGCTGTCAATGTCATTCTCATAAGTTTGATCCCATCTCGCAGACGGACTACTACAGTCTGTATGCATTCTTCAACAGTATCGATGAAGATGGCAAAGCCGGCAGTCGTGCGAAGCCGTATTTAAACTATCAATCTCCGCTGGCAGCACGTGCCGTCAAAGAAGCTCAGCAGGTGGTTGACGATCGCAGGCCACTGGAAGCGGCAGCACTTCAGCAGGCGAAACAGGAATTCGAACCATGGCTGATGGAACAGATGCAGCGGACACAGAAGGGGTTTACCGCCTGGCATCTGCCGGAACTCCGATCGGTTAATTCTGTTGAAGGGACGATGCTGACGGCAGAGAAAACGGGGGTGATTCAAAGCAGCGGTCCGAAACTCAGGCAGGATGATTATCGACTGATCGCAGCGACAGACTTACCCCGAGTCACCGGTTTAAGGCTGGAAGTATTTCCGCATGAATCTCATACGGCAGCAAAGTTGAGTCGCGGCGATAGCGGCGAATTTATTCTGACCGACGTGAAACTGCAGGTCCGTCGCGAAGGGAGTTCTCAGCTGAAAGATATTGACTTTGTCTCCGCGATTGCCGATGTGGAAAAAGATGTCAAAGGTCGTAACTACGGAAAAATCAAAGATACGCTCGATGACGATCCCCGGAACGGCTGGACGACCGAATCTCATGATCCACTGAAAAAACATGTCGCCGTATTCGAACTGGCAGAGCCATTGATTCTGGATAAGGGTGAAGAGTTGATCTTTGTGATGCTGCATCGGTCCACAGAGGGGGATGCGAATATTGGCCGTTTTCGTGTCATGCTGACCGATCAACCGGGGCCCGCTGTTCGATCGTTGGATCCGATGCCTTTAGAAGCACTCGCGGCTGCAAAAAATAACGAACCTGAAAAACTCGATCCGAAATTGAAGCAGCGACTGCTGGATCAGTTTCTGGTCGATCACGCGATCTATCAGCAGAGAAAAGCAGAGCTGGATCAGGCAAATACACAGCTGTCACAGGTGAAAAAGGCGGCAGGCGATTTGAATGTGATGGTTCTGGCAGAGCGCAAGGAACCCCGTAAAACATTTGTGCTGGAGCGGGGCGTTTGGGACAAGCATGGCAAAGAAGTTTCACGTGCCCTGCCCATTGCGGTTCTCTCTTTTCCTGCAGAGAAGACTAAAGACCGGTTGGATCTGGCAGAGTGGCTGGTCTCACGTCAGAATCCATTAACGGCGCGGGTTGTAGTGAATCACTTGTGGCAGAATTGTTTTGGAACGGGACTGGTTCGCACGCCTGGAGACTTTGGTTTGCAGGGCGAGTTGCCCACACATCCAGCGGTGCTTGACTGGCTGGCAGTGGAGTTGATGGAACATGACTGGGACCTACAACATATTCTCAGGCTGATTGTCACCAGCCGGACTTATCAGCAGCAGAGCAAAGTCACCGCGGAACTGCTGGAACGCGATCCGGAAAATCGTCTTCTGGCACGCGGGGCTCGTTTCCGTTTGCCCAGTTGGATGATTCGTGATGCGGCTCTGCAGGCAAGTGGACTGCTCAACCCGGCACTCGGGGGACCTCCGGTGATGCCTTATCAGCCACAGGGAGTCTGGACCGAAATGTTTATGGGCCGCTTCCGCTACGAACCCAGTCAGGGAGCAGCCCAGTATCGACGCAGTCTGTATGCTTTCTGGCGTCGTTCGAGCGCACCGACGTTTCTGTTCGACAGTGCACAGCGGCGAGTGTGTGAAGTACAGCCACGGCGTACCAATACACCGCTGCAGGCTTTGACGTTACTTAATGATCAAAGTGTTCTGGAATCTTCACGGGAACTGGCGCGAACGGCGATCCAGCAAAAGAAAACGGTTGAGGATCGACTGGATTTCATCGCACAGCATATTCTGTCGCGAGCTCTACAGGAGCGGGAGATGAAAGTTCTGAAACAGGAACAGCAGCAGTCTTTCACATTTTATCAGCGAAAACAGGAAGAAGCTTTAAAGCTGATTTCCAGTGGACAGCCACCTGTCGTAAACAAAGTTGCGCCCGACGAACTGGCTGCTTATATGGTGGTTGCCAGCATGGTCTTTAATCTGGATGAGGCGATCACCCATGAATAA